The proteins below come from a single Malus domestica chromosome 03, GDT2T_hap1 genomic window:
- the LOC139194723 gene encoding uncharacterized protein: MGRGTDDLIPTDLTVSSFSGAITKTHGILPLEVDLGSKQIMLAFFVVDCTSTYGALLGRDWIHQSLAIPSTLHQQVAVYHEAGTEGPSFWEIVEAESRPFLPTANVAEASFYNPNVGILKCSGADKNGRPTKGRRQERELLDKEEQEWQEGASTSQHESKEESCREKLDRAIQMAECIYDLDGPDDLPESPKLVEFLCAEPDKPSPEVQDPLEVIDLRTEEDPRPIQISGLLGVDDRARIICLLQEFKDCFAWHYTEMPGNINSATPKDEYPMPMADLSIDAVAKHKVLSFMDGNAGYNQINMAPEDIHKTAFRCPGHVGAYEYLVMPFGLKNAGATYQRAMNAIFHDLIGQSIEVYIDDIMVKSKTEEQHLVDLKQTLTRMRIHKLKMNPKKCAFGVRTGNFLGFLVHQRGVEVDKNKSRAIMESPSPTNKAFDNIKAYLTYPPVLVPPQRGKPLKLYISASEKSIGSLLAQNNEGGKEQAVYYLSRILTEVETRYSPVERLCLALYFTASKLRHYMLPCHVHIIAKTDVIKYMLSKPMLTGRIRKWILALSEFSFQYVPQRAVKGQAIADFLTEHQEFQSEVINIPGSLEVTSIWIPPRKDISGKEDWVQQEIRRVAGLWITHWKLYFDGSHTQKASGAGIVIVNPHGVYHYYSFLLDYQGNTNNRAEYEALIIGLEILMDLGAAEVEVFGDSELVINQLNGEFKCRHITMAGYYLAATQLLSFWDSEISVNYIPRGFNLAANEMAQLASGVPIQERKYGVDVEIQRRNLHSILERGFSLDIMVLETEIEDWRSPIIHHLKDPSSPTSKKNRQQATKYVLWAKNLLRKTPDGLLLKCLGQEESMRVMAEVHEGICGAHQAGTKMRWLLRRYGYFWPDMEKDCKSYARGCEECQRHGPLQHVPSVPLNPVVKPWPFR, from the exons ATGGGGAGAGGCACGGATGATCTTATTCCCACAGACCTCACGGTCTCTAGCTTCTCAGGCGCTATCACCAagactcatgggatattgcctttAGAAGTGGATTTGGGATCTAAACAGATAatgctggcattctttgtggtggactgcACTTCCACTTATGGGGCCTTACtcggaagagattggatccaccaaagtTTGGCCATACCCTCCACTCTTCATCAACAAGTAGCTGTTTATCATGAGGCGGGCACAGAAGGACCAAGCTTTTGGGAGATagtagaggccgaatcacggccattCCTCCCCACAGCTAATGTTGCagaagcaagtttctacaacCCCAATGTAGGAATCTTGAAATGTTCAGGAGCTGATaagaacggccgccctaccaag GGAAGAAGGCAAGAAAGGGAGCTCTTGGATAAGGAAGAGCAGGAATGGCAGGAGGGAGCTTCAACCAGCCAGCATGAAAGCAAGGAGGAATCTTGCAGAGAGAAACTGGATagggccattcaaatggccgagtGCATATATGATCTAGACGGGCCAGACGACTTGCCCGAGAGCCCGAAGCTGGTCGAATTTTTATGTGCAGAACCGGATAAGCCATCACCAGAAGTCCAGGATCCTCTGGAAGTTATTGATCTAAGAACAGAGGAGGATCCGAGACCAATACAGATCAGTGGTTTATTAGGGGTTGATGATCGGGCAAGGATTATTtgtcttttgcaagaattcaaagactgttttgcttggcattataccGAGATGCCAGG AAATATTAATAGTGCCACGCCGAAAGATGagtatcccatgcccatggccgatttatccatagatgctgtagcaaaacataaagtcttatcttttatggatggaaatgccgggtataatcagataaatATGGCTccagaagatatacataaaacagcttttaggtgtcccggtcatgtgggggcatatgaatatctggtcatgccattcgggctcaagaatgctggtgcaacctaccaaagggcaatgaatgccatctttcacGATCTGATTGGCCAGAGCATTGAAGTATATATTGATGACATCATGGTTAAATCTAAGACAGAAGAGCAGCATCTAGTAGACCTCAAGCAAACATTGACAAGAATGAGAatccacaaattgaagatgaatccaaagaagtgcgcATTTGGAGTCAGAAcgggcaacttcttgggattcctggtGCATCAGAGAGGTGTAGAAGTGGACAAGAACAAATctcgggcaataatggagtcaCCTTCACCCACCAATAAG GCATTTGACAACATCAAGGCCTATTTGACTTATCCACCTGTGTTGgtgccacctcaaaggggaaaacccttaAAGCTGTATATTTCTGCCTCAGAAAAGTCAATCGGGAGTTTGctagcccaaaataatgaaggTGGGAAGGAGCAGGCagtgtactacctcagtaggattctgaccgaggtagaaacaagatattccCCAGTGGAGAGATTATGCTTGGCTCTATATTTCACTGCCAGTAAactaaggcattacatgttaccttgtcacgtgcacatcatcgccaagacagatgtgataaagtacatgttgtcaaagCCAATGCTAACAGGAAGGATTAGGAAGTGGATTCTAGCCTTATCAGAGTTCAGTTTCCAGTATGTACCCCAAAGGGCAGTCAAAGGTCAAGCAATTGCCGACTTCCTGACCGAGCATCAAGAATTTCAAAGTGAGGTGATCAATATCCCAGGAAGCCTAGAGGTTACTAGCATTTGGATCCCGCCAAGAAAAGATATTTCGGGCAAAGAAGATTGGGTCCAGCAAGAGATAAGAAGAGTAGCTGGTCTCTGGATCACTCATTGGAAGTTATATTTCGATGGATCTCACACTCAGAAGGCTTCAGGAGCTGGGATAGTGATTGTAAACCCTCATGGGGTTTATCATTATTACTCATTTCTCCTCGACTACCAAGGAAATACTAataatcgggcagagtatgaggccCTAATAATTGGTCTGGAAATCCTGATGGATTTGGGGGCAGCAGAGGTAGAGGTCTTTGGTGATTCGGAGTTAGTAATAAACCAGCTAAATGGTgagttcaagtgcagacatatcactatggcggggtattacttggcagctaCGCAATTATTGAGTTTCTGGGATTCTGAGATATCAGTCAATTATATTCCCAGGGGATTCAACTTAGCGGCCAATGAGATGGCACAACTAGCCTCAGGAGTGCCAATACAGGAGAGGAAATATGGGGTAGATGTCGAGATCCAAAGAAGAAACCTTCATTCTATCTTAGAAAGGGGATTCAGTCTGGATATAATGGTTCTAGAAACCGAGATAGAAGATTGGAGGTCACCTatcattcatcatttgaaggATCCCTCTTCGCCTACAAGTAAGAAAAATAgacagcaagcaaccaagtatgtcttatgggcgaaGAACCTACTAAGGAAAACTCCGGATGGGTTACTATTAAAATGCTTAGGCCAAGAAGAATCCATGAGagtaatggccgaagtacatgaaggaataTGTGGAGCACATCAGGCTGGGACAAAGATGAGATGGTTGCTTAGAAGGTAcggttatttctggcccgacatggaGAAAGATTGCAAGTCTTATGCCCGAGGTTGTGAAGAGTGTCAGAGGCACGGACCTCTCCAACATGTGCCTTCAGTACCTTTAAATCCAGTAGTCAAGCCTTGGCCTTTCAGATGA